A genome region from Carassius gibelio isolate Cgi1373 ecotype wild population from Czech Republic chromosome A23, carGib1.2-hapl.c, whole genome shotgun sequence includes the following:
- the LOC127945064 gene encoding zinc finger protein PLAGL2 translates to MFHGKDQLNSHLQNHDPNKQELRCEECGKHYNTRLGLRRHVATHATSAGGDLTCKVCRQTFESMSALLEHLSTHTGRPPPGTVVRERKHQCERCGRCFFTRKDVRRHAVVHTGRRDFLCPRCAQRFGRRDHLTRHLKKSHAQDLETPPPILIKEEPSPNLCSVGSPKDATEAYSMAMFNPQGLPSTSTSGVNHHHHTMVSGPLSSPMGVGCYLEPNKPSLQQYQQAHRYQPSSTTSYLKVEMENFLAELQCGPMPPQAAVATAVSRPGDFLPDSLGSQSAHFTLRNSAFTSAEPTTSSTNMDLSHLLGFLPFGLPPYSTPLGYSTTTASPSPTSQISGPLTSFQPQSLQEPQASGHLNQLSGFSPTLPRFHQAFQQ, encoded by the coding sequence TAACACTCGTCTAGGTCTTAGACGCCACGTGGCCACGCATGCCACCTCCGCCGGCGGTGACCTCACCTGTAAGGTTTGTCGTCAGACGTTCGAGAGCATGTCGGCGCTACTCGAGCACCTGAGTACGCACACCGGCCGGCCTCCTCCGGGGACTGTTGTACGGGAAAGGAAGCATCAGTGTGAACGGTGCGGCCGGTGCTTTTTCACACGCAAGGATGTGAGGCGCCATGCAGTAGTGCACACCGGCAGACGGGACTTCCTGTGCCCACGGTGTGCCCAGCGCTTTGGCCGTCGTGACCACCTCACCCGACACCTAAAGAAAAGCCACGCCCAAGATTTGGAGACCCCTCCTCCGATTCTCATTAAGGAGGAGCCGAGTCCCAATTTGTGCTCCGTCGGATCTCCGAAGGATGCCACAGAGGCTTATTCCATGGCCATGTTCAATCCTCAAGGCCTTCCGAGCACATCTACCTCAGGGGTCAATCATCACCATCACACGATGGTGTCTGGCCCCCTGTCCAGCCCGATGGGTGTGGGCTGTTACCTTGAGCCAAACAAGCCTTCTCTGCAGCAGTACCAGCAGGCTCACAGATATCAGCCGAGTTCCACTACCTCATATCTGAAAGTGGAGATGGAGAACTTCCTGGCCGAACTCCAGTGCGGGCCAATGCCACCACAGGCCGCTGTGGCAACTGCCGTCTCCCGGCCTGGCGACTTCCTCCCTGATAGTCTGGGAAGTCAGAGTGCCCATTTCACCCTCAGAAACTCAGCGTTCACCTCAGCCGAGCCGACTACCAGCTCCACCAACATGGACCTCTCGCACCTGTTGGGCTTCCTGCCATTCGGCCTGCCTCCCTACAGCACTCCCTTGGGATACTCCACCACCACTGCGTCCCCAAGCCCTACCTCTCAGATCTCTGGGCCACTTACCTCATTTCAGCCACAGTCACTGCAGGAGCCTCAGGCTTCAGGGCACTTAAACCAGCTCTCTGGTTTCTCTCCAACTCTACCTCGATTCCATCAGGCCTTCCAGCAATGA